The DNA sequence ACAGACTCACGAGCCCCCCACCAATACACCAGAGACAGAGCAGCAGCAACGAGATCACCAGACTCCCAGTCGTTCTGGCCGTCCCGTTTACTACGAGGTTGCCTGGATAGCTGGAGATGAGACTCACCAGAAAGGTGATGAGGTAGAAAATGGCTCCTGCAAGCGCGCCTGCCAGGAAGCCGAGCCGGCGTCGGACAGCTATTCTGCCCACGATCAAACCGACAACAAAGCCAATGAGCAGGCTGATTGTGAAATTGAGGAGTTCCAATCCTGCCAGGGCAAGAGCCGTCTTGACGGTCAACGTATCCACTGCAATTTGCTTGCTGGCTGCATGAAAGGTCCCCGCAAACACGAGGGTGACCAATATCGTCAGCAGGGCAGTCAACACCCCTGCAATGACACCGGCAATCGCTGCATAGTATAACCCCCTTTGTGGAAGGAAAGTGCGTTGCTGAGTACGTGGGCCGCTGAGTGGTACCTGAGGTGCATCTTTGAGCGTCCCAGTTGGTTCGTTGCCGGGCGGTCCAGCTGGCTCGCTGGTGATGGGTAAGAGATTTCCATCGCTGTGAGGGGAGTGCAGATCGCTCTGCAACGTTGAGTCTTGCATCTTGTTTCTCCTTAAATTAATGAATTGATGTTGTTTTCGCTTCTAAAAGATCACGATGAATATGATGCAGCTTGCCCTCAATCTCACGAATCTGGGAAGCCATGACACTCATTGGACATCGAGTACCACTTTTTTCCCTATCTCTGGTCCACGGTACTCCTTATCGCCGCCCCCATCCTCTACGCCTGGAGCCTCCACCAGTGACCACGTGTAAGATGGCCAGGAGAATACAGGCACCAATAAAAGCGATCACAATCGTCACAATCAGACTAGAAGAGCCTCCCAGCCCCAGGAAATCAGCCAACCATCCTCCGATGAACGCTCCAATCAGGCCCACCACTATGTCACCGATCAGCCCATAGCCTCCCCCACGCATCACCCGGCTGGCAAGAAAGCCAGCCACCAACCCAACCAGCAGCCACCAGAGTACATTTGTCAGACTCAGATTCACTGCAGCAAGCAGAACTAACGCAAGTGTCATGATTTTGTCCTTTTCTTGATACCGAAGTATCACTCTCTGCTCTTGACCGTCTTCCCGTCAGGCCCACCCACTCGGGCAGGGGAGGAAAGAGAGGTTCTGCTTTCAGTGTAGCTACCGAGCGTTATAGAAAGCGTTGTTCAAACGTTAAACGCCGTCTTCCCCGCTCAACTGCCTGCTTGTTGGCTCGTTTCGACGAACCAGAGCCATTTGTCGATGCCGCGGGCGATCTCGGTGAAGATAGCGGCGGTATCAGCATCCTTCAGTTCGCTCACCTGCTCGCTGGCGTAGCGTACATGTTTGCCAAAGGCGGTGAGCGTCGTCGAGAGCGCAGCGATATGGCCGTTGCCATCTGCTGTTAAAAGCCGATACTCATCGAGCGAAGTCCTCCTGGCGACCGCGTGTGCCGTTCCCTCAGCCATGCCGCCCAGTTGCACAATGTGCTCGGCAATCAGGTTCGCATACTCCTCCACTTCCCGGGCAACCTTGTCGAACAGTTCGCGCAGGGTCATGAAATGCGGCCCTTTGACGTTCCAGTACGCCTGCCTGCTTTGCAACTGCAGATCGATGGCGTCTGCCAGGCGGCGGTTCAACAGTTCGATGAGCCTGTCCTGCTCATGCAGGCCATTATTTTTCTTGGGCATGGGA is a window from the Ktedonobacteraceae bacterium genome containing:
- a CDS encoding GlsB/YeaQ/YmgE family stress response membrane protein: MTLALVLLAAVNLSLTNVLWWLLVGLVAGFLASRVMRGGGYGLIGDIVVGLIGAFIGGWLADFLGLGGSSSLIVTIVIAFIGACILLAILHVVTGGGSRRRGWGRR
- the dps gene encoding DNA starvation/stationary phase protection protein Dps, whose product is MPKKNNGLHEQDRLIELLNRRLADAIDLQLQSRQAYWNVKGPHFMTLRELFDKVAREVEEYANLIAEHIVQLGGMAEGTAHAVARRTSLDEYRLLTADGNGHIAALSTTLTAFGKHVRYASEQVSELKDADTAAIFTEIARGIDKWLWFVETSQQAGS